One Panulirus ornatus isolate Po-2019 chromosome 1, ASM3632096v1, whole genome shotgun sequence genomic region harbors:
- the LOC139750477 gene encoding zinc transporter 6-like → MSTAVVIQDENTCLHNTGSDYSIGNGIRQRGANLDNEESPRYFIRPFKEGTGTLSSLQSFIKEVTWLFHQQKAQQTLALVTVNLMATFLLLSWCHTTHSMALMAYTYLSWFSLLSLITCLVCVWAENQRATYKFMFGYIRCEALAVFSSVMLSLLGALIIVKECIERLLEPETVDTGMLSMGGIVGLILHLGMTTLAQNPALKQVLRASQSSFLQEHVADMCQSLCSYIPALTRILLPRVDPVVLISIAGFLAIIGDSFILQMYNYQAADSVAALIIAILTITTMFPLCVCSASILLQTTPASIFAQLDKCLREALTLDGVLEFRHENFWTLGVENPTRRVSETCKDSSGFILTGSLHVRIRRDANEQMVLAHIRERLSPLVPLLTVQVFKDDWTRSSTTLQLLKDSARALVTSPSHSPHYVNVTYPHVYAPTKGSAGNSSFLPQAYFPALSQAAFPSAVPEENTASNSPSLLMSSNIPGRTTTKEYIEEIDRDFMKNRTTQNHVDEDLSTSDPVLYGNSELEVYRNSSSWKTGRLRENKASIQNWTSGNKSSRGREMHSQKPSPYYVNVDFCGRSNMLQAATGNLSKDRKSDLNHTPR, encoded by the exons GAAATGGAATACGACAACGAGGTGCTAATTTGGATAATGAAGAATCTCCAAGA TACTTCATTCGGCCATTCAAGGAGGGGACAGGCACTCTTTCATCATTGCAGTCCTTTATTAAAGAAGTAACATGGCTGTTTCATCAACAAAAGGCCCAACAAACACTTGCTCTTGTAACTGTCAACCTTATGGCTActttcctcctcctgtcttgGTGTCACACTACACACAGCATGG CACTCATGGCATATACATACCTCTCATGGTTCAGTCTTCTGAG TTTGATTActtgcttagtgtgtgtgtgggcagagaaTCAAcgagctacatacaaattcatgtttGGCTACATACGTTGTGAGGCCCTTGCAGTATTTTCTTCTGTGATGCTCTCTCTACTTGGTGCTCTCATCATTGTTAAGGAATGTATAGAGAGATTACTGGAACCAGAGACAGTGGATAC GGGAATGTTAAGTATGGGTGGCATTGTAGGACTAATTCTTCACCTTGGTATGACCACCTTGGCCCAAAATCCTGCTCTGAAACAGGTGCTTAGAGCTTCTCAATCATCATTTCTTCAGGAACATGTAGCTGATATGTGTCAAAG cCTCTGCAGTTACATTCCGGCACTGACAAGAATTCTCCTGCCTAGAGTGGATCCCGTTGTTCTCATATCAATTGCAGGCTTTCTTGCAATCATTGGGGATAGTTTTATTCTTCAGATGTA taACTACCAGGCTGCAGACAGTGTGGCAGCACTGATCATTGCTATTCTCACAATCACCACAATGTTTCCACTTTGTGTCTGCTCAGCCAGTATACTACTTCAG ACCACTCCAGCAAGCATTTTTGCTCAGTTGGATAAATGCTTACGTGAAGCACTAACTTTAGATGGGGTCTTAGAATTCCGCCATGAGAATTTCTGGACTTTAGGTGTGGAAAACCCGACCCGGAGAGTATCAGAAACATGTAAGGACTCTAGTGGTTTCATACTCACTGGCAGCCTTCATGTACGAATACGTCGGGATGCTAATGAGCAAATGGTGCTTGCTCATATCAGGGAGAGGTTATCTCCACTGGTTCCATTGTTGACAGTGCAA GTTTTCAAAGACGACTGGACCCGCAGCTCCACCACTTTGCAACTTTTGAAAGACTCAGCCCGAGCCCTAGTCACTTCACCTTCACACTCACCCCACTATGTTAATGTTACGTACCCTCATGTGTATGCACCTACAAAAGGTTCAGCTGGAAACTCCTCCTTTCTGCCACAAGCATATTTCCCAGCACTTTCACAAGCTGCATTTCCATCAGCAGTGCCTGAAGAAAATACAGCCTCCAATTCACCTTCTTTGTTAATGTCCTCCAACATTCCAGGAAGAACCACAACAAAAGAATATATTGAAGAAATTGATAGGGATTTCATGAAAAACAGAACCACTCAAAACCATGTGGATGAAGACTTGAGTACCTCAGATCCAGTGTTATATGGAAACTCAGAATTAGAAGTTTACAGAAACTCCAGTAGCTGGAAAACTGGAAGATTAAGAGAAAATAAGGCTAGTATACAGAACTGGACTTCAGGGAATAAATCCAGTAGGGGTAGAGAGATGCACAGTCAAAAACCATCTCCTTATTATGTTAATGTTGATTTTTGTGGTAGATCAAATATGTTGCAGGCTGCCACAGGAAACTTGTCAAAAGATAGGAAAAGTGACCTTAACcacactccaagataa